The following are encoded together in the Flammeovirga agarivorans genome:
- a CDS encoding type I polyketide synthase: MTDTNQLLKETPIAIVGMASVFADSENLEKYWENIIQGVDCIKEVPDDRWKIDDYYDPNPLAEDKTYCKVGGFVPKIDFNPMEFGLPPNILEVTDASQLLGLAVAKDALIDSGYAPGSDALKAELRERTGVILGVGGGQKLIIPLTARLQYPVWRRALESMGMPEEQIAVAIEKMKAAFVPWTENSFPGLLGNVISGRIANRFDFGGINSVVDAACAASLSAIKMAVAELVEKRADMMITGGVDTDNSPFMYMSFSKTPAFSRKGSIRPFDQDGDGMLIGEGVGMMVMKRLEDAERDGDKIYAVVNGIGGSSDGRYKSVYAPRPSGQALAMRRAYEEAGYDPSTVGLIEAHGTGTNAGDASEGVSMGMVFGDDGVKTNHIALGSVKSQIGHTKAAAGAAGMIKAALALHHKILPGTINITKPNPKLEIEKKAFYINSETRPWFQKDSATPLRAGVSAFGFGGVNLHFSLEEYKGQSIEKNRVHNIHRQWLLSEVSASALVALAQKHVAGLTGADAKAYYKEVSATAFAENVPANQPRVGFVASSIEEATKKLEAFVAALSKDANAAEWKNPILNVWYRNAAYNGKDNVAALFAGQGSQYTNMGNEIAWSFPQVREVFAKVNGEFEASNKKPLTETVYPIPVFSDEERKQQQAVLTQTENAQPAIGALSVGMYHILQNAGFKANYFAGHSYGELSALYASGAIDLATFIKLSKERGQAMSAQAGVDAGTMMAVKGDVVAVQPYIGKYQNVQVANINSGTQTILGGAKNELEALKTELKAAGLLATILPVSAAFHTPYVGHASKPFAEVLDHTNIAAPQGKLYSNTLGSAYPAQPQFIKETLKRHILSPVKFKEQIEKMYQEGARVFVEFGPKNILSNLTSEILAGQDHQVIALNPNPKKNSDVQLREAAIQLAVMGIQIQNFDPYARPVQAGGAKSKMNVQISGTNYLTDGFKKRYQDILAKGGKVLSQKAPLVEEIETVIAETTDMSQIIEEKLRQKQNSASMAEKAVLDQIQADIQRLTEQQTRIEQMLASLFNMQTNNQLASAAAPATEQLQAPVEVPTPAPVAETPAPAPAAAPVAAAPAPAQGGVSNAEIEASLLEVIAEKTGYPSEMLEMSMDMEADLGIDSIKRVEIFGAMTEANPSVQGVDPQELAELRTLAQIAEYISGKAGATSAPAVAPAPAAAPVAAAPVQETAAPAQGGVTNAEIEASLLEVIAEKTGYPSEMLEMGMDMEADLGIDSIKRVEIFGAMTEANPSVQGVDPQELAELRTLAQIAEYISGKAGATSAPAAAPAPAAAPVQETAAPAAQGGVTNAEIEASLLEVIAEKTGYPSEMLEMGMDMEADLGIDSIKRVEIFGAMTEANPSVQGVDPQELAELRTLAQIAEYISGKAGATSAPAAAPAPAAAPVAAVPVQETAAPAAQGGVTNAEIEASLLEVIAEKTGYPAEMLEMGMDMEADLGIDSIKRVEIFGAMTEANPSVQGVDPQELAELRTLAQIAEYISGKAGATSAPAAAPAPTAAPVAAAPAQETAAPSAQGGVTNAEIEASLLEVIAEKTGYPAEMLEMGMDMEADLGIDSIKRVEIFGAMTEANPSVQGVDPQELAELRTLAQIAEYISGKAGATSAPAAAPAPAAAPVAAAPAQGGVTNAEIEASLLEVIAEKTGYPAEMLEMGMDMEADLGIDSIKRVEIFGAMTEANPSVQGVDPQELAELRTLAQIAEYISSKAGASTPSVEANTNSSIEKKKSTNEVAETTVAEDHTSFLSGNYDRVARYSVALKYIPEPDQLVIEKNADAWTVITNDGSGLTVSLAQELLAEGRKVAVLTMPASLVRQSAVTLPNEVKEIALAEISDDAIKAALAQIGGVDQFINVHPHFRFPLGQWGMHFDKEKELLKAAYLLAKHLKPTLNEYASKSTRASFMTVTRLEGAFGTKNPGNVSVIGGGYFGLTKSLNLEWTNVFCRGVDLSPQLKAEVAAKKIVAELNDADVSTTETSYNDEGKRFTLAAVEQAHTAGTVRTSGITSQNVFLVTGGAKGVTADCVRAMAKTYKSKFILVGRSALTTEEPTWAQGVAEEPILKRNAMMFLKESGEKPLPKTVNRMVGAVLSQREIQENLAYIQSVGAEAHYTAADVTDAEKLKAAVAPIVAKTGAITGIIHGAGRLADKLIENKTATDFDNVYDVKISGLLAAVAAGSIHDIQHVVLFSSVAGFYGNVGQTDYAIANEVLNRVAHLFKKNHPDVHVASINWGAWDAGMVSGELKKLFEAHGVSLVPSDEGPVAMVDQLSDAFKAQPQVILGGTLPLAKADISGDLKSFTIKRNMTEEKNPFLQHHMIQGNAVLPIVNASTWMVQTATDLYPGFNVLRVDNAKLFKGIVFDGTQAEDYTIKVTETSKSENTVTLTVNVSSENGGKLPLNHYQTQITLTSEPVEAPVMELPNGSITPAVADATSVYTDGTLFHGADFNGIKSILEMNENSMLFKCEHEGVTEERQGQVPVKKVNPYLMDIMYQGAVVWVRRFHGAASLPLSTDYVEIFDALPFGKPFYVKIEVKKADDFSMVSDITAYDAETGKVYMKSYGAAMTISRELTWS, translated from the coding sequence ATGACAGACACAAACCAACTGCTCAAAGAAACACCGATTGCCATTGTAGGTATGGCATCAGTTTTTGCAGACTCTGAGAACCTAGAGAAGTATTGGGAAAACATCATCCAAGGTGTAGATTGTATCAAGGAAGTTCCTGACGATCGTTGGAAAATTGATGACTATTACGATCCCAACCCATTAGCAGAAGATAAAACTTACTGTAAAGTAGGTGGCTTCGTTCCAAAAATCGATTTTAATCCAATGGAGTTTGGTTTACCACCAAACATCTTAGAAGTAACTGATGCTTCTCAATTATTGGGTCTTGCTGTTGCAAAAGACGCTTTAATCGATTCAGGTTATGCTCCAGGTTCAGACGCTTTAAAAGCTGAATTAAGAGAAAGAACAGGTGTAATTCTTGGCGTTGGCGGTGGTCAAAAGCTAATTATTCCTTTGACAGCTCGTTTACAGTACCCTGTATGGAGAAGAGCATTAGAGTCAATGGGAATGCCAGAAGAGCAAATCGCAGTAGCTATTGAGAAAATGAAGGCAGCATTTGTGCCTTGGACAGAAAACTCATTCCCAGGTTTATTGGGTAACGTAATTTCTGGTCGTATCGCCAACCGTTTTGACTTTGGTGGTATCAACTCAGTAGTAGATGCAGCTTGTGCCGCTTCTTTATCTGCTATCAAAATGGCAGTAGCTGAATTGGTAGAAAAAAGAGCTGACATGATGATTACAGGTGGTGTTGACACAGATAACTCACCATTTATGTACATGTCATTCTCAAAAACTCCTGCATTCTCTCGTAAAGGTAGCATCCGTCCATTCGACCAAGATGGTGACGGTATGTTGATCGGTGAAGGTGTGGGTATGATGGTCATGAAGCGTTTAGAAGATGCTGAACGTGACGGAGACAAAATCTATGCTGTTGTAAACGGTATTGGTGGTTCTTCAGATGGTCGTTATAAGTCAGTATATGCACCTCGTCCTTCAGGTCAAGCTTTAGCGATGAGAAGAGCATATGAAGAAGCAGGTTATGATCCATCAACAGTTGGTCTAATTGAAGCTCACGGTACTGGTACTAACGCAGGTGATGCATCAGAAGGTGTATCAATGGGGATGGTATTCGGTGACGATGGTGTGAAAACAAATCATATCGCCTTAGGTTCTGTAAAGTCTCAAATTGGTCATACAAAAGCAGCAGCAGGTGCAGCAGGTATGATTAAAGCAGCTTTAGCCTTACACCACAAAATCCTTCCAGGTACAATCAATATCACAAAGCCGAACCCGAAATTAGAGATTGAGAAGAAAGCATTCTATATCAACTCTGAGACTCGTCCTTGGTTCCAAAAGGATTCTGCTACTCCGCTTAGAGCAGGTGTATCAGCATTCGGTTTTGGTGGTGTCAACCTTCACTTCTCATTAGAAGAGTATAAAGGTCAATCAATCGAGAAAAATAGAGTTCACAACATCCACAGACAATGGTTACTTTCTGAAGTATCAGCATCTGCTTTGGTTGCTTTGGCTCAAAAACATGTTGCAGGTCTTACAGGTGCAGATGCTAAAGCATACTACAAAGAAGTATCAGCAACAGCATTCGCAGAAAATGTTCCTGCTAACCAGCCAAGAGTTGGTTTCGTTGCTTCATCAATTGAAGAGGCTACGAAAAAATTAGAAGCATTTGTTGCAGCATTATCGAAAGATGCGAACGCAGCAGAGTGGAAAAACCCAATCTTAAATGTTTGGTATAGAAATGCCGCTTATAATGGTAAGGACAATGTTGCTGCTTTATTCGCAGGACAAGGTTCTCAATATACTAACATGGGTAACGAGATCGCTTGGTCATTCCCTCAAGTTCGTGAAGTATTCGCGAAAGTAAACGGAGAGTTCGAAGCGAGCAACAAAAAACCTTTAACTGAGACTGTATATCCGATTCCTGTATTCAGTGATGAGGAGCGTAAACAACAACAAGCGGTACTTACTCAAACGGAAAATGCTCAGCCAGCAATTGGTGCATTGAGTGTAGGTATGTATCACATTTTACAAAATGCAGGCTTCAAAGCAAACTATTTTGCTGGTCACTCTTATGGTGAACTTTCAGCATTATATGCATCAGGTGCCATTGACTTAGCGACATTCATCAAACTTTCGAAAGAAAGAGGACAAGCAATGTCAGCTCAAGCAGGTGTAGATGCAGGTACAATGATGGCTGTGAAAGGTGATGTAGTAGCTGTTCAACCTTACATTGGTAAATACCAAAATGTACAAGTTGCGAACATCAACTCAGGTACACAAACGATCTTAGGTGGTGCGAAGAACGAATTGGAAGCACTAAAAACGGAATTAAAAGCAGCAGGCTTATTAGCGACTATCCTACCAGTTTCTGCAGCATTCCATACACCTTACGTAGGTCATGCGTCTAAGCCTTTCGCTGAAGTATTAGATCACACAAATATCGCTGCCCCTCAAGGAAAGCTTTATTCAAATACTTTAGGTTCTGCTTACCCAGCACAACCACAGTTCATCAAAGAAACATTAAAGAGACACATCTTAAGTCCAGTTAAATTCAAAGAGCAAATCGAGAAAATGTACCAAGAAGGTGCAAGAGTGTTCGTTGAATTTGGACCAAAGAATATTCTATCCAACTTAACTTCTGAAATCTTAGCAGGTCAAGATCACCAAGTGATTGCATTAAACCCTAATCCTAAGAAAAACTCAGATGTTCAGTTGAGAGAGGCAGCTATCCAATTGGCTGTAATGGGTATCCAAATCCAAAACTTTGACCCTTATGCTAGACCAGTTCAAGCAGGTGGAGCGAAGTCTAAGATGAATGTTCAGATCTCAGGTACAAACTACTTGACTGATGGCTTCAAGAAGAGATACCAAGATATATTAGCGAAGGGAGGAAAAGTGCTTTCGCAAAAAGCACCGTTAGTTGAGGAAATCGAGACGGTGATTGCTGAGACAACAGACATGTCTCAAATTATTGAAGAAAAATTACGTCAGAAACAAAATTCAGCTTCTATGGCAGAGAAGGCAGTATTGGATCAAATCCAAGCAGATATTCAGCGTTTAACTGAACAACAAACTAGAATTGAGCAAATGTTGGCATCGTTGTTCAACATGCAAACAAATAATCAATTAGCTTCAGCAGCAGCTCCTGCTACAGAGCAGTTACAAGCTCCAGTTGAAGTGCCAACTCCAGCGCCAGTAGCTGAAACTCCAGCTCCAGCTCCTGCAGCGGCTCCAGTAGCAGCAGCACCTGCACCAGCTCAAGGTGGTGTGTCAAATGCAGAAATCGAAGCATCTTTATTAGAAGTAATCGCTGAGAAGACAGGTTACCCTTCTGAGATGTTAGAAATGAGCATGGATATGGAAGCTGACTTAGGAATTGACTCAATCAAACGTGTTGAAATCTTCGGTGCGATGACTGAGGCTAACCCATCAGTTCAAGGAGTAGATCCACAAGAATTAGCAGAGTTAAGAACATTAGCTCAAATTGCTGAATATATTTCAGGAAAAGCAGGTGCAACTTCAGCTCCAGCGGTAGCTCCTGCACCAGCAGCGGCTCCAGTAGCAGCAGCACCAGTTCAAGAAACTGCAGCACCAGCTCAAGGTGGTGTAACAAACGCAGAAATCGAAGCATCACTTTTAGAAGTAATCGCTGAGAAAACTGGTTACCCATCAGAAATGTTAGAAATGGGCATGGACATGGAAGCTGATTTAGGAATTGACTCAATTAAGCGTGTTGAAATTTTCGGTGCGATGACTGAGGCTAACCCATCAGTTCAAGGAGTAGATCCACAAGAATTAGCAGAGTTAAGAACATTAGCTCAAATTGCTGAATACATTTCAGGAAAAGCAGGTGCAACTTCAGCACCAGCAGCAGCCCCTGCACCAGCAGCGGCTCCAGTTCAAGAAACTGCAGCTCCAGCAGCTCAAGGTGGCGTAACCAACGCAGAAATCGAAGCATCACTTTTAGAAGTAATCGCTGAGAAAACTGGTTACCCATCAGAGATGTTAGAAATGGGAATGGACATGGAAGCTGATTTAGGAATTGACTCAATCAAGCGTGTTGAAATCTTCGGTGCGATGACAGAGGCTAACCCATCAGTTCAAGGAGTAGATCCACAAGAATTAGCAGAGTTAAGAACATTAGCTCAAATCGCTGAATACATTTCAGGAAAAGCAGGTGCAACTTCAGCACCAGCGGCAGCTCCTGCACCAGCAGCGGCTCCAGTAGCAGCAGTACCGGTTCAAGAAACTGCAGCTCCAGCAGCTCAAGGTGGCGTAACAAATGCAGAAATCGAAGCATCACTTTTAGAAGTAATCGCTGAGAAAACAGGTTACCCAGCAGAGATGTTAGAAATGGGTATGGATATGGAAGCTGATTTAGGAATTGACTCAATCAAGCGTGTTGAGATCTTCGGTGCGATGACTGAGGCTAATCCATCAGTTCAAGGAGTAGATCCACAAGAATTAGCAGAGTTAAGAACATTAGCTCAAATTGCTGAATATATTTCAGGAAAAGCAGGTGCAACATCAGCACCGGCAGCAGCTCCTGCACCAACGGCGGCTCCAGTAGCAGCAGCACCGGCTCAAGAAACTGCAGCTCCATCAGCTCAAGGTGGTGTAACAAATGCAGAAATCGAAGCATCACTTTTAGAAGTAATCGCAGAGAAGACAGGTTACCCAGCAGAGATGTTAGAGATGGGTATGGATATGGAAGCTGATTTAGGAATTGATTCTATCAAGCGTGTTGAAATCTTCGGTGCGATGACAGAGGCAAATCCATCAGTTCAAGGAGTAGACCCACAAGAATTAGCAGAGTTAAGAACATTAGCTCAAATTGCTGAATACATTTCAGGTAAAGCAGGTGCAACATCAGCACCGGCAGCAGCTCCTGCACCAGCGGCGGCTCCAGTAGCAGCAGCACCAGCTCAAGGTGGCGTAACAAATGCAGAAATCGAAGCATCACTTTTAGAAGTAATTGCAGAGAAGACAGGTTACCCAGCAGAGATGTTAGAAATGGGAATGGATATGGAAGCTGATTTAGGAATTGACTCAATCAAGCGTGTTGAGATCTTCGGTGCAATGACTGAAGCAAATCCATCAGTTCAAGGTGTAGATCCACAAGAATTAGCCGAGTTGAGAACGCTAGCTCAGATTGCTGAGTATATCTCATCGAAGGCGGGAGCGTCCACCCCCAGTGTAGAGGCGAATACTAATTCGTCAATCGAAAAAAAAAAGTCTACTAATGAAGTAGCTGAAACAACAGTAGCAGAAGATCATACTTCATTCCTTTCAGGAAACTATGATCGAGTAGCTCGTTATTCAGTTGCCTTGAAATATATTCCCGAGCCAGATCAATTGGTGATCGAGAAAAATGCAGATGCATGGACAGTCATTACAAATGATGGCTCGGGATTAACAGTTTCTTTAGCTCAAGAATTATTGGCTGAAGGAAGAAAAGTAGCTGTATTGACAATGCCAGCTTCATTGGTTCGTCAATCAGCAGTGACTTTACCAAACGAGGTAAAGGAGATTGCTCTAGCTGAAATTTCTGATGATGCGATCAAAGCAGCATTAGCACAAATCGGTGGAGTAGATCAATTTATTAATGTACATCCTCACTTTAGATTCCCGTTAGGTCAATGGGGTATGCACTTCGACAAGGAAAAAGAATTGTTGAAAGCGGCTTACTTATTGGCGAAGCACTTAAAACCTACTTTAAATGAATATGCTTCTAAATCAACTAGAGCTTCATTCATGACGGTAACACGTTTAGAAGGTGCTTTCGGAACGAAGAACCCTGGTAATGTTTCAGTAATCGGAGGTGGATACTTCGGATTAACGAAATCATTAAACTTAGAATGGACAAACGTATTCTGTAGAGGTGTAGACCTTTCTCCTCAATTGAAGGCGGAAGTTGCAGCGAAGAAAATCGTAGCGGAATTAAATGACGCTGACGTTTCTACTACTGAAACTTCTTACAACGATGAAGGAAAACGTTTCACTCTTGCAGCAGTTGAGCAAGCACATACAGCAGGTACAGTTCGTACTTCTGGAATCACTTCTCAAAACGTATTCTTAGTAACAGGTGGTGCCAAAGGTGTAACGGCGGATTGTGTTAGAGCAATGGCGAAAACGTACAAGTCTAAGTTTATCTTAGTAGGTCGTTCGGCATTGACTACAGAAGAGCCAACATGGGCACAAGGTGTAGCAGAAGAACCAATCTTGAAAAGAAATGCTATGATGTTCTTGAAGGAAAGCGGTGAGAAACCACTTCCTAAGACAGTGAACAGAATGGTAGGTGCGGTACTTTCTCAAAGAGAAATCCAAGAGAACTTAGCGTACATTCAAAGTGTTGGAGCGGAAGCACATTACACTGCGGCAGATGTTACAGATGCTGAAAAATTAAAAGCAGCTGTAGCGCCAATCGTTGCGAAAACAGGTGCCATTACAGGAATCATCCACGGTGCAGGTCGTTTAGCAGACAAACTGATAGAAAATAAAACAGCAACAGACTTCGATAACGTTTATGATGTGAAGATCTCTGGTTTATTAGCAGCGGTAGCCGCTGGTAGTATCCACGATATCCAACACGTTGTATTGTTCTCTTCTGTAGCCGGTTTCTACGGTAACGTTGGTCAAACAGACTATGCAATTGCCAACGAGGTATTGAACAGAGTAGCACACTTATTCAAGAAAAACCATCCAGACGTACATGTTGCTTCTATCAACTGGGGTGCATGGGATGCAGGTATGGTAAGCGGAGAATTAAAGAAATTATTCGAAGCGCATGGTGTTTCTCTAGTTCCTTCTGATGAAGGTCCTGTAGCAATGGTGGATCAATTAAGTGATGCTTTTAAAGCACAACCTCAAGTGATTTTAGGTGGTACTTTGCCACTTGCAAAAGCAGATATTTCAGGTGATTTGAAAAGTTTTACGATCAAGAGAAATATGACAGAAGAGAAGAATCCTTTCCTTCAACATCATATGATCCAAGGTAATGCAGTATTACCAATCGTAAACGCTTCTACTTGGATGGTACAAACAGCGACGGATTTATATCCTGGTTTCAATGTGCTAAGAGTAGATAACGCTAAACTTTTCAAAGGAATCGTATTTGATGGTACTCAGGCGGAAGACTACACAATTAAAGTAACAGAAACGTCAAAATCAGAAAATACTGTAACGTTGACAGTGAACGTTTCTAGTGAAAATGGAGGTAAACTTCCGCTGAACCATTACCAAACACAGATCACCTTAACTTCTGAGCCTGTTGAAGCACCAGTGATGGAATTACCTAACGGTTCAATTACACCAGCGGTAGCGGATGCAACTTCAGTATATACAGACGGAACACTTTTCCATGGAGCTGATTTCAACGGTATCAAGTCTATTCTTGAGATGAACGAAAACAGCATGTTGTTCAAATGTGAGCATGAAGGTGTCACTGAAGAACGCCAAGGTCAAGTGCCAGTGAAAAAGGTAAATCCTTACTTAATGGATATCATGTATCAAGGAGCAGTCGTTTGGGTACGTCGCTTCCACGGTGCAGCAAGCTTACCATTAAGCACTGATTACGTTGAGATCTTCGACGCTTTACCTTTCGGTAAGCCATTCTATGTGAAGATCGAGGTGAAAAAAGCAGATGACTTCTCAATGGTTTCAGATATCACAGCTTATGATGCTGAAACTGGAAAAGTTTATATGAAAAGTTACGGAGCGGCAATGACAATCAGCCGTGAATTAACTTGGTCGTAA
- a CDS encoding TerD family protein, which yields MAINLKKGSQFNLTKENTSLDKIMVGLGWDMHLIKTIDLDASVFMVGPDGKLPADEFFIFFNNLKSPDGSVEHTGDNRTGKGDGDDEMILANLSSISEEVTELIFVVSIHNAEILHQHFGMLENAYIRIVDIDTQREILKYKLESKNFKGVTDMEFGRLVKRGNEWTFHASGNGTKIGLQGYVDQYA from the coding sequence ATGGCTATCAATCTAAAAAAAGGGTCACAATTTAACCTGACCAAGGAGAATACCTCTTTAGACAAAATAATGGTGGGTCTTGGTTGGGACATGCATCTTATTAAGACGATAGACTTAGATGCATCTGTTTTTATGGTAGGACCAGATGGTAAGCTGCCTGCAGATGAGTTTTTTATCTTTTTCAATAATTTGAAATCACCCGACGGTAGTGTAGAACATACTGGTGATAACCGTACAGGTAAAGGAGATGGTGATGATGAAATGATATTGGCCAACCTATCAAGTATTTCAGAAGAAGTGACTGAGTTGATTTTTGTAGTATCAATTCATAATGCAGAAATTTTACATCAACACTTCGGAATGTTGGAAAACGCTTACATAAGAATCGTTGATATCGATACACAAAGAGAAATCTTAAAATATAAACTTGAAAGTAAAAACTTCAAAGGTGTAACGGATATGGAGTTTGGTCGATTAGTAAAAAGAGGAAACGAATGGACTTTCCATGCTTCAGGCAATGGAACAAAAATCGGTTTACAAGGATACGTTGATCAATACGCTTAA
- a CDS encoding TerD family protein — MSVTLTKKTGISLKKGSSISLIKDEGNAIDYLRVGVNWGAIEKKTLFGLLNTNLPVDLDASVTAFDHNMKEVYTVYYNKLRSTDGAIIHSGDDLDGDIGGDDGYDNETIQLELDRINKNVSQVFLYLNSYQKQDFADIPFSQVRIYSREDQIAHFDLSSTKEYAGRVSMLMGRLYKIGQNWKFEAIGQPIAALDINETIQHIQRNY; from the coding sequence ATGAGCGTTACACTCACAAAAAAAACTGGCATTTCTCTTAAAAAAGGTAGTAGCATTTCTCTTATTAAAGATGAAGGGAACGCCATTGACTACTTAAGAGTTGGAGTAAACTGGGGAGCAATTGAAAAGAAAACACTTTTTGGTTTATTGAATACAAACTTACCTGTAGATCTTGATGCTAGTGTTACAGCATTTGATCATAACATGAAGGAAGTTTACACAGTATATTACAATAAACTAAGATCTACAGATGGTGCAATTATCCATTCTGGAGATGACTTAGATGGTGATATCGGAGGAGATGATGGTTACGATAATGAAACAATTCAATTAGAATTGGATAGAATAAACAAGAATGTCAGCCAAGTATTTTTATACTTGAATTCTTATCAAAAACAGGATTTTGCAGATATTCCATTTTCACAAGTGAGAATTTATTCAAGAGAAGATCAGATAGCTCACTTCGATCTATCTTCCACGAAAGAATATGCAGGACGTGTCTCTATGTTAATGGGGAGGTTGTATAAAATAGGTCAAAATTGGAAGTTTGAAGCGATCGGACAACCTATTGCAGCTTTGGATATCAATGAGACAATTCAGCATATTCAAAGAAACTATTAA
- a CDS encoding FAD-binding domain-containing protein codes for MLFPTTYEEIIERIERFSPVKYGATRNYIDGNVSYLSPYISRGVISTKYVFELMMKKGYDFYHIEKFIQELAWRDYWQLIWIEKNDQINKDLKRAQENVAHYGIPKNIVTPNSGIHALDKGVEELYNTGYMHNHMRMYIAMVTCNISQSHWWLPAKWMYYHLLDGDWASNALSWQWVAGANANKKYFANQSNINKYTHSDQLNTYLDTTYDHLNEIEIPQSLKESQSLELHTELPDSDEIIIDQSLPTLIYNSYQLDPKWNNHISANRILLLEPSHFNEYPISNKVMDFILNLSKNIQGIQIFVGEFRELKPLLGESTVYYKEHPLANLYEGVEEQREWISSVKGYHTSFFKFWKKVRKEMQVLV; via the coding sequence ATGCTATTTCCAACCACATACGAAGAGATCATTGAACGAATTGAGCGATTTTCTCCTGTAAAATACGGAGCGACAAGAAATTATATCGACGGGAATGTTTCTTATTTATCTCCATACATTTCCAGAGGAGTGATCTCTACAAAATACGTCTTTGAGTTAATGATGAAAAAAGGGTACGACTTTTATCACATCGAAAAGTTTATCCAAGAGTTAGCATGGAGAGACTATTGGCAATTGATCTGGATAGAGAAAAATGATCAAATTAATAAAGACCTAAAAAGAGCCCAGGAAAATGTTGCTCACTATGGAATTCCAAAAAATATTGTTACTCCAAATAGTGGAATCCATGCACTTGACAAAGGAGTAGAAGAGTTATATAACACTGGGTACATGCACAACCACATGCGCATGTATATTGCAATGGTTACCTGTAATATAAGCCAGTCTCACTGGTGGTTACCAGCAAAATGGATGTACTACCATTTATTAGATGGAGATTGGGCAAGTAATGCTTTAAGTTGGCAATGGGTTGCTGGTGCCAATGCTAATAAAAAGTATTTTGCAAACCAATCCAATATTAATAAGTATACACATTCCGATCAGTTAAACACTTATTTAGACACTACTTATGATCATTTGAATGAGATTGAAATACCTCAGTCACTAAAGGAAAGTCAGTCACTCGAATTACATACTGAATTACCAGACAGTGATGAAATAATAATAGACCAAAGCCTTCCTACTTTAATATACAATAGCTACCAACTGGATCCTAAATGGAACAATCATATTTCTGCCAATAGGATCCTACTTCTTGAACCTTCTCATTTTAACGAGTACCCTATAAGCAACAAAGTCATGGACTTTATTTTGAATCTTAGCAAGAACATACAAGGGATTCAAATATTCGTAGGTGAGTTTAGAGAATTAAAACCTTTGCTTGGTGAAAGTACTGTTTATTATAAAGAACACCCACTAGCGAATTTATATGAAGGAGTTGAAGAACAAAGAGAGTGGATATCTTCGGTAAAAGGTTATCACACATCTTTCTTTAAATTCTGGAAAAAAGTAAGAAAAGAAATGCAAGTATTGGTTTAA
- a CDS encoding DUF2256 domain-containing protein, which translates to MKKQHLPSKVCKVCGRPFSWRKKWKSIWEEVQYCSKRCRSNRSKIKIEI; encoded by the coding sequence ATGAAAAAACAACATTTACCTTCTAAAGTTTGCAAAGTTTGTGGCCGCCCTTTCTCATGGAGAAAAAAATGGAAAAGCATTTGGGAAGAGGTGCAATACTGTAGCAAAAGATGTAGGTCAAATAGATCGAAAATCAAAATTGAGATTTAA
- a CDS encoding Lrp/AsnC family transcriptional regulator, producing MNELDQMDLKILRLLQSDANITNKEIARRVHLSTTPVYERIKKLEKGGFIQKYVAVLDKEKLDKGLIVFCNVTLKEHTKNIGHQFVNEITSLDEVVECYNISGDFDFLLKVIVQDMKAYQDFVLNKLGEIKNIGSAHSTFVMSEIKQSFNVPI from the coding sequence ATGAACGAACTAGACCAGATGGACTTAAAAATCCTGAGATTACTCCAATCTGATGCTAACATTACTAACAAAGAAATCGCAAGACGAGTACATTTATCTACGACACCTGTATATGAAAGAATCAAAAAACTAGAGAAGGGCGGATTTATTCAGAAATATGTTGCTGTATTAGATAAAGAAAAGCTGGATAAAGGATTGATCGTATTTTGTAATGTGACTTTAAAAGAGCATACAAAAAACATTGGACATCAATTTGTCAATGAAATTACTTCCTTGGATGAAGTAGTGGAGTGTTACAACATTTCCGGAGATTTCGATTTTCTATTAAAAGTAATAGTACAAGATATGAAGGCCTATCAGGATTTTGTCTTGAATAAATTAGGAGAGATAAAAAATATTGGTAGTGCACACAGTACATTTGTGATGAGCGAAATAAAGCAATCATTTAATGTACCGATATAA